In Cryptomeria japonica chromosome 10, Sugi_1.0, whole genome shotgun sequence, a genomic segment contains:
- the LOC131029444 gene encoding lysine-rich arabinogalactan protein 18 — translation MGKFGAMVAIVLVLGMIGHSLAQAPAASPAKSPVASPTTSAVPTPAKTPTPSASPAPSSSSPAPASPDTTSPAVAPSSDASAPPPSAGAPRKSSSPAPSVQSPGPSSDGTTTSAASATAVQKLAIFGAALLGGAAFLL, via the coding sequence atggGTAAATTCGGTGCAATGGTGGCCATTGTTTTGGTATTGGGGATGATCGGTCATTCTCTTGCGCAGGCTCCAGCAGCTTCGCCGGCAAAATCACCAGTGGCATCGCCGACAACGTCAGCGGTTCCAACCCCAGCAAAAACACCCACGCCATCGGCATCTCCAGCGCCTTCATCCTCCTCCCCTGCTCCTGCTTCGCCGGACACCACCTCCCCTGCAGTTGCACCATCTTCAGACGCCTCTGCCCCTCCCCCCTCAGCCGGAGCTCCCCGTAAAAGCTCTTCCCCTGCCCCCTCTGTTCAATCCCCAGGCCCATCTTCAGATGGCACTACTACTTCTGCCGCCTCTGCTACCGCCGTACAAAAACTAGCCATCTTTGGAGCTGCTCTGCTCGGAGGTGCCGCGTTTCTTCTGTAA